Proteins from a single region of Lelliottia sp. JS-SCA-14:
- the lpxH gene encoding UDP-2,3-diacylglucosamine diphosphatase — translation MATLFIADLHLQTEEPAITAGFLRFLRGEALSADALYILGDLFEAWIGDDDPNPLHREIAAAIKALVDSGVPCFFIHGNRDFLIGKGFARESGMTLLPEEKVLDLYGRKVLIMHGDTLCTDDTGYLAFRAKVHTPWIQTLFLALPLFIRNRIAAKMRAGSKAANSSKSMTIMDVNPQAVVDVMEKHRVQWLIHGHTHRPDVHSLTANGEPAHRVVLGAWHTEGSMVKVTPDGVELIQCPF, via the coding sequence GTGGCGACACTGTTTATTGCAGACCTCCATCTGCAAACAGAAGAACCGGCGATTACCGCCGGTTTTCTGCGTTTTTTACGCGGTGAAGCGCTGTCTGCCGACGCGCTCTACATTCTGGGCGATCTCTTTGAAGCCTGGATTGGCGACGACGATCCTAACCCGCTGCACCGCGAAATAGCCGCCGCTATCAAAGCGCTGGTCGATTCCGGCGTCCCCTGCTTCTTCATCCACGGCAATCGCGATTTTCTGATTGGCAAAGGTTTTGCCCGCGAAAGCGGCATGACATTACTGCCGGAAGAAAAGGTGCTGGATCTCTACGGACGCAAAGTCTTGATCATGCACGGCGACACACTCTGCACCGACGATACCGGCTACCTGGCGTTTCGCGCCAAAGTCCACACACCGTGGATCCAGACGCTGTTCCTCGCCCTGCCGCTGTTCATCCGCAACCGCATCGCCGCCAAAATGCGCGCCGGCAGTAAAGCCGCCAACAGCAGCAAATCCATGACCATCATGGACGTCAACCCGCAGGCGGTTGTCGACGTGATGGAAAAACACCGCGTGCAGTGGCTGATCCACGGCCATACCCATCGACCGGACGTTCACTCCCTGACGGCCAACGGCGAACCCGCACACCGCGTGGTGCTGGGTGCCTGGCACACGGAAGGCTCGATGGTAAAAGTCACGCCGGACGGCGTTGAACTGATTCAGTGTCCGTTTTAA
- the malI gene encoding Mal regulon transcriptional regulator MalI, with protein MKKVGIIDVAKQAGVSVSTVSLVLRQKGKISEATIEKVQAAINTLGYIHNVAAANLRANTSNLIGLILRDFSDSFSIKVMASIVQELEKQGFMVFLGQPLNDHEHLERCLLSFKQQGVAGVIYLSSDTRTSSLPSQIRECPLPLVVVSQSLLNDPCNLVMRDNRQAANLATRYLIERGHRNIAYIGGREGCLIREQRLLGFRSAMTQYGLVNREESSPVCSDDTQAAGFITRQLLEKNNTITALLCHSPDAMIGSISGIHQVGRTVGKDVFLTQQVALVGFEDMLHVNLTSPSFTYVSSASEETGRQAAGLMIRKLKEPELQTQRITLSGQLIARESA; from the coding sequence TTGAAGAAAGTCGGCATTATTGATGTGGCAAAACAGGCTGGCGTGTCGGTCTCCACCGTCTCGCTGGTGTTGCGCCAGAAAGGGAAAATCTCAGAGGCAACCATTGAGAAAGTCCAGGCTGCCATCAATACGCTCGGCTACATTCATAACGTCGCTGCCGCCAATCTTCGCGCCAACACCTCCAATCTTATCGGCCTGATCCTGCGCGATTTCAGCGACAGCTTCTCCATCAAAGTGATGGCGAGCATCGTGCAGGAGCTGGAAAAACAGGGCTTTATGGTCTTCCTCGGGCAGCCGCTTAACGATCACGAACATCTTGAGCGCTGCCTGCTTTCGTTTAAACAGCAGGGCGTGGCGGGGGTGATTTATTTGTCGTCCGATACGCGAACGTCCAGTCTTCCGTCGCAGATCCGCGAATGCCCGCTGCCGCTGGTCGTGGTTTCTCAGTCCTTACTCAATGATCCCTGCAATCTGGTGATGCGCGATAATCGCCAGGCGGCGAATCTCGCCACCCGCTATTTGATTGAACGCGGCCACCGCAATATCGCCTACATCGGCGGGCGGGAAGGCTGCCTGATCCGCGAGCAGCGCCTGTTAGGTTTTCGCAGCGCGATGACCCAGTACGGGCTGGTGAACCGCGAAGAGTCCTCTCCGGTCTGTAGCGATGATACTCAGGCGGCGGGGTTTATCACCCGTCAGCTGCTGGAGAAAAACAACACCATCACCGCCCTGCTCTGCCATTCGCCGGATGCGATGATCGGTTCGATTTCCGGCATTCATCAGGTGGGCCGCACGGTCGGGAAAGACGTGTTTCTGACGCAGCAGGTCGCGCTGGTGGGGTTTGAAGATATGCTGCACGTGAATCTCACCTCGCCGTCGTTCACCTATGTGTCGTCGGCGAGCGAAGAGACGGGCCGTCAGGCGGCCGGATTGATGATTCGCAAGCTGAAAGAGCCAGAGCTGCAAACGCAGCGCATCACCCTGTCCGGGCAGCTGATCGCCCGTGAGTCGGCCTAG
- the cysS gene encoding cysteine--tRNA ligase — protein sequence MLKIFNTLTRQKEEFKPIHAGEVGMYVCGITVYDLCHIGHGRTFVSFDVVSRYLRFLGYTLKYVRNITDIDDKIIKRANENGESFVALVDRMIAEMHKDFDALNILRPDSEPRATHHIHEIIDITEKLIARGHAYVADNGDVMFSVPTDPNYGQLSRQDLDQLQAGARVDVVDVKRNPMDFVLWKMSKEGEPSWPSPWGEGRPGWHIECSAMNCKQLGKHFDIHGGGSDLMFPHHENEIAQSTCAHGGEYVNYWMHSGMVMVDREKMSKSLGNFFTVRDVLKYYDAETVRYFLMSGHYRSQLNYSEENLKQARSALERLYTALRGTDKSVAPAGGEAFEARFIEVMNDDFNTPEAYSVLFDMAREVNRLKTEDMAAANALASHLRKLSAVLGLLEQEPEVFLQSSAQADDGEVAEIEALIKARLEARQAKDWAAADAARNRLTEMGIILEDGPQGTTWRRK from the coding sequence ATGTTAAAAATCTTTAATACTTTGACGCGCCAAAAAGAGGAATTTAAACCTATCCATGCCGGGGAAGTCGGCATGTACGTGTGTGGTATCACTGTTTACGATCTCTGTCATATCGGTCACGGGCGTACGTTTGTCTCTTTCGACGTGGTCTCTCGCTACCTGCGATTCCTGGGCTATACGCTCAAGTACGTGCGTAACATCACCGATATCGATGACAAAATCATCAAACGCGCCAATGAAAATGGCGAAAGCTTTGTGGCGCTGGTGGATCGCATGATCGCCGAAATGCACAAAGATTTTGATGCACTGAACATTCTGCGCCCGGACAGCGAGCCGCGCGCCACGCATCACATCCACGAAATTATCGACATCACCGAGAAGCTGATCGCCCGCGGTCACGCCTATGTGGCGGACAACGGCGATGTGATGTTCTCAGTGCCGACCGATCCAAACTACGGTCAGCTTTCCCGTCAGGATCTGGACCAGTTGCAGGCCGGTGCGCGCGTTGACGTGGTTGACGTGAAGCGTAACCCGATGGACTTCGTGCTGTGGAAAATGTCCAAAGAAGGCGAGCCAAGCTGGCCATCTCCGTGGGGCGAAGGGCGTCCGGGCTGGCACATTGAGTGTTCGGCGATGAACTGCAAACAGCTCGGCAAACACTTCGATATTCACGGCGGCGGTTCGGACCTGATGTTCCCGCACCACGAAAACGAAATCGCCCAGTCCACCTGTGCGCACGGCGGCGAGTACGTCAACTACTGGATGCACTCCGGGATGGTGATGGTCGATCGCGAAAAGATGTCCAAATCTCTGGGCAACTTCTTTACCGTGCGCGACGTGCTGAAATATTACGACGCGGAAACCGTGCGTTACTTCCTGATGTCGGGCCACTACCGCAGCCAGCTGAACTACAGCGAAGAGAACCTGAAACAGGCTCGCTCGGCGCTGGAGCGTCTGTACACCGCGCTGCGCGGCACCGACAAATCCGTTGCACCGGCAGGTGGCGAGGCGTTCGAAGCGCGCTTTATCGAAGTGATGAATGACGACTTCAACACACCGGAAGCCTATTCCGTGCTGTTTGATATGGCGCGTGAAGTGAACCGTCTGAAGACAGAAGATATGGCGGCGGCAAACGCGCTGGCTTCTCATCTGCGTAAACTCTCTGCGGTGCTGGGCCTGCTGGAGCAAGAGCCAGAAGTGTTCCTGCAGAGCAGCGCGCAGGCGGACGATGGTGAAGTGGCGGAGATTGAAGCGTTGATTAAAGCGCGTCTGGAAGCACGCCAGGCGAAAGACTGGGCGGCGGCAGATGCGGCGCGTAATCGCCTGACCGAGATGGGGATCATTCTGGAAGATGGTCCGCAGGGGACGACCTGGCGTCGGAAGTAA
- the purE gene encoding 5-(carboxyamino)imidazole ribonucleotide mutase, producing the protein MSSRNNPARVAIVMGSKSDWATMQFAAEIFEILNVPHHVEVVSAHRTPDKLFSFAEGAEENGYQVIIAGAGGAAHLPGMIAAKTLVPVLGVPVQSAALSGVDSLYSIVQMPRGIPVGTLAIGKAGAANAALLAAQILATHDKELHQRLVEWRKAQTDDVLENPDPRGDA; encoded by the coding sequence ATGTCTTCCCGCAATAATCCGGCGCGAGTCGCCATCGTGATGGGGTCCAAAAGCGACTGGGCTACCATGCAGTTTGCCGCCGAAATCTTCGAAATCCTGAATGTTCCACACCACGTTGAAGTGGTCTCCGCGCACCGTACCCCCGATAAACTGTTCAGCTTCGCCGAAGGCGCAGAAGAGAATGGCTATCAGGTGATCATTGCCGGTGCGGGTGGTGCAGCACATCTGCCGGGCATGATTGCCGCCAAAACCCTGGTGCCGGTGCTCGGCGTGCCGGTGCAAAGCGCGGCTCTGAGCGGCGTTGATAGCCTCTACTCTATCGTCCAGATGCCGCGCGGGATCCCGGTTGGTACGCTGGCGATTGGCAAAGCGGGTGCCGCGAACGCTGCCCTGCTGGCCGCACAGATTCTGGCGACGCACGACAAAGAATTGCATCAGCGTCTGGTCGAGTGGCGTAAAGCCCAGACCGACGATGTGCTGGAGAATCCCGACCCGCGAGGTGATGCATGA
- the mnmH gene encoding tRNA 2-selenouridine(34) synthase MnmH produces MNDGTDYRAILTTATPLIDVRAPIEFAQGAMPAALNLPLMTDDERAAVGTCYKRQGPEAALALGHRLVNGETREQRINAWRETCLANPHGYLCCARGGQRSHITQAWLKESGIDYPLIPGGYKALRQTAIQATAEQVQKPMVLIGGCTGSGKTILVKEHAQGIDLEGLAHHRGSSFGRTLQAQLSQASFENHLAVELLKKDTPRWVLEDEGRMIGSNHLPECMRERMVDSPIVVVEDPFDVRLERLREEYFAHMWHEFSAAYGEEAGWQAYAEYLHHGLFAIRRRLGLQRFAELTALLDSALIEQQRTGRTEAHYSWLAPLLNDYYDPMYRYQLEKKADKIVFRGTFNAVAAWLAA; encoded by the coding sequence ATGAACGATGGAACGGACTATCGCGCCATTCTCACCACTGCGACACCCTTAATCGACGTTCGCGCGCCGATCGAATTCGCCCAGGGCGCTATGCCTGCGGCCCTTAATCTCCCCCTGATGACGGACGACGAGCGCGCCGCCGTGGGCACCTGCTACAAACGCCAGGGGCCAGAAGCAGCGCTGGCGTTGGGCCACCGTCTGGTCAACGGCGAGACGCGCGAGCAGCGGATTAACGCCTGGCGCGAGACTTGTCTTGCCAACCCGCACGGCTATCTCTGCTGCGCGCGCGGCGGGCAGCGCTCGCATATTACGCAGGCGTGGTTAAAAGAGTCGGGCATCGATTACCCGCTGATTCCGGGTGGTTACAAGGCCCTGCGTCAGACGGCGATTCAGGCCACCGCCGAGCAGGTGCAAAAACCGATGGTGCTGATTGGCGGCTGTACCGGGAGCGGGAAAACGATTCTGGTCAAAGAGCACGCGCAGGGTATCGATCTGGAAGGGCTGGCGCATCATCGCGGCTCTTCGTTTGGCCGCACTCTACAGGCTCAGCTGTCGCAGGCCAGCTTTGAAAATCACCTGGCCGTCGAGCTGCTGAAAAAGGACACCCCGCGCTGGGTGCTGGAGGACGAGGGTCGGATGATTGGCTCGAACCATCTGCCGGAATGTATGCGCGAACGGATGGTCGACTCCCCCATCGTGGTGGTGGAGGATCCTTTTGATGTACGTCTGGAACGCCTGCGCGAGGAGTATTTCGCGCACATGTGGCATGAATTTTCTGCCGCCTACGGCGAAGAAGCGGGCTGGCAGGCGTACGCGGAGTATCTGCATCACGGCCTGTTTGCCATTCGCCGTCGTCTGGGACTGCAGCGCTTTGCGGAACTCACCGCGTTACTGGATTCCGCGCTCATCGAGCAGCAGCGCACAGGACGTACCGAGGCGCACTATTCCTGGCTTGCGCCACTGCTCAATGACTATTACGACCCGATGTACCGCTATCAGCTGGAGAAAAAAGCCGACAAGATTGTTTTTCGGGGCACGTTTAACGCGGTGGCCGCCTGGCTGGCGGCCTGA
- a CDS encoding PTS transporter subunit EIIC — protein MGLISGFVKSLSKLSMIGRALMLPISLLPAAGLLLAFGDKFHMPLMMNAGGVIFDNLPMLFAIGSAVGLASESGIAALSAAVSVFVTNITIGTVLSITPEMASQGGKYAMVVGIPTLQMGVFGGLICGILAAWCYNRFHTMQLPEFLGFFSGKRFVAIATAFLSFVLGLLLPYVWQHIQAGIDALSVIVNGDNQAASTFIFGLVERALIPLGLHHIWYPSFWYSFGDYTTQAGQVIHGDQTIWFKMLEEGTKSFSSDTYQNAGKFMQGEFPLMLFALPAACLAMYHEAYTKNKKIAFGILFSAALTCFLTGITEPVEFTFIFVAPILYVFNAIMAGLAYMTMYLLHAHIAKSFSAGLIDYISFGILPSFNGYQTNFLNAVIIGIPMALIYYFTFRFVIRRFDVKTPGRTEVTATTDDKTDTEIATEIIGLLGGAKNIDSVGSCITRLRLEVAKSDEVDKDGLNGLGARGVVFVGDNGIQVIFGARAQFIAQTMSTMIGK, from the coding sequence ATGGGTCTGATATCAGGGTTTGTTAAATCGTTGTCTAAGTTATCGATGATTGGTCGCGCGTTGATGCTGCCAATCTCACTGCTTCCTGCTGCGGGCCTGCTGTTAGCCTTCGGCGATAAATTCCACATGCCGCTGATGATGAACGCCGGCGGGGTGATATTTGATAACCTGCCGATGCTGTTCGCCATCGGTTCCGCCGTGGGTCTGGCGTCAGAATCCGGTATCGCGGCCCTGTCGGCAGCGGTCTCGGTCTTTGTCACCAACATCACCATCGGCACTGTCCTGAGCATCACGCCGGAAATGGCCTCTCAGGGCGGGAAATACGCCATGGTGGTCGGCATTCCGACGCTGCAGATGGGCGTTTTCGGCGGCCTGATCTGCGGTATTCTCGCGGCCTGGTGCTACAACCGCTTCCACACTATGCAGCTGCCGGAATTCCTCGGCTTCTTCTCTGGCAAGCGTTTCGTCGCTATCGCCACCGCTTTCCTGTCGTTCGTTCTCGGCCTGCTGTTGCCGTACGTCTGGCAGCACATTCAGGCGGGGATCGACGCCCTGTCGGTGATTGTTAACGGTGATAATCAGGCGGCCTCGACCTTTATCTTCGGTCTGGTAGAACGTGCGTTAATCCCGCTCGGCCTGCACCACATCTGGTATCCGTCGTTCTGGTACTCGTTTGGCGATTACACCACTCAGGCGGGCCAGGTGATCCACGGCGATCAGACTATCTGGTTCAAAATGCTGGAAGAAGGCACCAAATCCTTCAGCAGCGACACTTACCAGAACGCCGGTAAATTCATGCAGGGCGAGTTCCCGCTGATGCTGTTCGCACTCCCTGCGGCCTGTCTGGCGATGTACCACGAAGCCTACACCAAGAACAAAAAAATCGCCTTCGGTATTCTGTTCTCGGCGGCACTGACCTGCTTCCTGACGGGCATCACCGAACCGGTTGAGTTCACCTTTATTTTCGTCGCGCCAATCCTGTACGTCTTTAACGCCATCATGGCGGGCCTGGCCTACATGACGATGTATCTGCTGCACGCCCACATTGCCAAATCCTTCTCTGCGGGCCTGATTGACTACATCTCCTTTGGTATCCTGCCGTCGTTTAACGGCTACCAGACCAACTTCCTCAACGCCGTGATCATCGGTATTCCGATGGCGCTGATTTACTACTTCACCTTCCGCTTCGTGATCCGTCGTTTCGATGTCAAAACGCCGGGGCGTACGGAAGTGACCGCAACGACGGACGACAAAACCGACACCGAAATCGCGACCGAAATCATCGGCCTGCTGGGTGGCGCGAAGAACATCGACTCCGTCGGGTCATGCATCACCCGTCTGCGTCTGGAAGTGGCGAAGAGTGATGAAGTGGATAAAGACGGACTCAACGGACTCGGCGCGCGCGGCGTGGTCTTTGTCGGCGACAACGGTATTCAGGTGATTTTCGGTGCCAGAGCACAGTTTATCGCCCAGACCATGTCCACCATGATCGGTAAATAA
- the purK gene encoding 5-(carboxyamino)imidazole ribonucleotide synthase, giving the protein MKQVCVLGNGQLGRMLRQAGEPLGISVWPVGLDAEPEAVPFQQSVITAEIERWPETALTRELARHNAFVNRDVFPIIADRLTQKQLFDKLGLVTAPWQLLADKSEWPAVFETLGELAIVKRRTGGYDGRGQWRLRANDTAELPDECYGECIVEQGINFSGEVSLVGARAHDGSTVFYPLTHNLHQDGILRTSVVFPQANAAQQAQAEDMLSAIMHELGYVGVMAMECFITPAGLLINELAPRVHNSGHWTQNGASISQFELHLRAITDLPLPQPVVNSPSVMINLIGTDLNYNWLKLPLVHLHWYDKEVREGRKVGHLNLNDDDTGRLSATLEAMIPLLPPEYASGIAWAQSKLK; this is encoded by the coding sequence ATGAAGCAGGTTTGCGTCCTCGGAAACGGTCAGTTAGGCCGTATGTTGCGCCAGGCGGGTGAACCGCTGGGTATCAGCGTCTGGCCCGTCGGGCTGGACGCCGAACCGGAAGCCGTGCCGTTTCAGCAGAGCGTGATCACCGCTGAAATCGAGCGCTGGCCGGAAACCGCCCTCACCCGCGAGCTGGCGCGACACAACGCCTTCGTCAATCGCGATGTGTTCCCGATTATCGCCGATCGACTGACGCAAAAGCAGCTGTTCGACAAGCTGGGTCTTGTCACCGCGCCGTGGCAACTGCTGGCGGATAAGAGCGAGTGGCCTGCTGTGTTTGAAACCCTCGGCGAGCTGGCGATCGTCAAGCGCCGCACCGGCGGGTACGACGGTCGCGGTCAGTGGCGTCTGCGTGCGAACGATACCGCTGAGCTGCCGGACGAGTGCTACGGCGAGTGTATCGTCGAGCAAGGCATCAATTTTAGCGGCGAAGTGTCGCTGGTCGGCGCGCGCGCGCATGACGGCAGCACGGTGTTTTATCCGCTAACCCATAACCTGCATCAGGACGGCATTCTGCGCACCAGCGTGGTATTCCCGCAGGCGAACGCTGCCCAGCAGGCGCAGGCCGAGGATATGCTCTCGGCGATCATGCATGAGCTGGGTTACGTGGGCGTGATGGCGATGGAGTGTTTTATTACGCCAGCCGGTCTGCTGATCAACGAGCTGGCCCCGCGCGTGCACAACAGCGGCCACTGGACGCAAAACGGCGCCTCCATCAGCCAGTTCGAGCTGCACTTGCGCGCCATCACCGACCTGCCGCTGCCGCAGCCGGTGGTGAACAGCCCGTCGGTGATGATCAACCTTATCGGGACCGATCTGAACTACAACTGGTTGAAACTGCCGCTGGTGCATCTGCACTGGTACGACAAAGAGGTGCGCGAAGGGCGCAAAGTCGGCCATCTCAATCTGAACGATGACGATACGGGCCGCCTGAGCGCGACCCTCGAAGCGATGATTCCCCTGCTGCCGCCGGAGTACGCGAGCGGTATAGCCTGGGCGCAAAGCAAACTCAAATAA
- a CDS encoding FKBP-type peptidyl-prolyl cis-trans isomerase, whose translation MNIFRLKPLVISIPVLLSCILAQTSQAGDNAAAVKSLDSITSQSSEIPSLLMETPVNLPDAEEIAPSKPKAAPMHKSAGYRLQTSQAQTDALNAQVAALKAEQEKKIAELAKQYASSQDSTTKAQQQKLADSEKQLADLQTKLQTTAQQLESANKQIADLTATRLDEGEETAQLKQSLADSQNETAALTTKLAALTADQSAKATELASVKKALADSNGKSTELQTKWQETTAKLDAQTKQMASLKTTPETPAPVSKEDIRAYALGAFWGHDVLNAMKKVESDGFKVSQPQVVSGVTDMMSGKFKIPKEKMLAELQEMDASVTAKSQQPAPTDAANSDFITKYSKKPGVKKSEMGYYYRITEKGRGAIKNSDIVAIAVTESLSNGKVIKDMNKTGKVLALPLDRFPPLFKTAISMMNNQGKLQMVVPPELAYGEAGSPPNIPPNATMVYDVKVVSISPAK comes from the coding sequence TTGAATATATTCCGATTGAAACCTCTGGTTATCTCGATTCCGGTTTTACTGAGCTGCATCCTGGCTCAGACCTCGCAGGCCGGTGATAACGCCGCGGCGGTGAAATCGCTGGATTCGATTACCTCTCAGTCCAGTGAAATTCCCTCTTTGCTGATGGAAACGCCGGTCAACCTGCCGGATGCGGAAGAGATCGCGCCGTCGAAGCCAAAAGCGGCACCGATGCACAAGAGCGCGGGCTATCGTCTACAAACCTCGCAGGCGCAGACCGACGCACTCAATGCCCAGGTTGCGGCGCTGAAAGCCGAGCAGGAAAAGAAAATCGCGGAGCTGGCGAAGCAGTACGCCTCGTCACAGGATTCCACGACCAAAGCGCAGCAGCAGAAACTCGCCGACAGCGAGAAGCAGTTGGCAGACCTGCAAACGAAGCTGCAAACCACCGCGCAGCAGCTGGAAAGCGCCAACAAGCAGATCGCCGATCTTACCGCGACGCGTCTGGACGAAGGCGAAGAGACCGCCCAGCTTAAGCAGTCCCTGGCGGACAGCCAGAATGAAACGGCTGCGCTGACGACAAAGCTGGCGGCGCTCACCGCCGATCAGAGTGCGAAAGCCACCGAGCTTGCCTCTGTGAAGAAAGCCCTGGCGGACAGCAACGGGAAATCCACCGAGCTGCAGACCAAATGGCAGGAAACGACCGCGAAGCTCGATGCGCAGACCAAACAGATGGCGAGCCTCAAGACCACGCCGGAAACGCCTGCGCCTGTCAGCAAGGAAGACATTCGGGCCTATGCGCTGGGCGCCTTCTGGGGTCATGACGTGCTGAACGCGATGAAAAAGGTCGAGTCCGATGGCTTCAAGGTGTCCCAGCCTCAGGTCGTCAGCGGCGTGACGGATATGATGAGCGGCAAGTTTAAAATTCCGAAAGAGAAGATGCTGGCTGAGCTGCAGGAGATGGATGCCAGCGTGACCGCGAAATCGCAGCAGCCTGCGCCGACGGATGCCGCCAACAGTGATTTCATCACGAAGTACAGCAAAAAGCCGGGCGTCAAAAAGTCGGAGATGGGTTACTACTATCGCATCACCGAGAAAGGTCGCGGCGCGATTAAAAACAGCGATATCGTGGCGATTGCGGTGACCGAAAGCTTGTCGAATGGCAAAGTGATCAAGGACATGAACAAAACGGGTAAAGTGCTGGCGCTGCCGCTGGACAGATTCCCGCCGCTGTTCAAAACCGCGATCAGCATGATGAATAATCAGGGCAAACTGCAGATGGTCGTACCGCCGGAGCTGGCGTACGGTGAAGCGGGGAGTCCGCCGAATATTCCACCGAATGCGACGATGGTGTACGACGTGAAAGTCGTGAGTATCAGCCCCGCTAAGTAA
- the ppiB gene encoding peptidylprolyl isomerase B, giving the protein MVTFHTNHGDIVIKTFDDKAPETVKNFLDYCREGFYNNTIFHRVINGFMIQGGGFEPGMNQKETKEAIKNEANNGLKNTRGTLAMARTQAPHSATAQFFINVADNDFLNFSGESMQGWGYCVFAEVVEGMDVVEKIKGVSTGRSGMHQDVPKEDVIITSVTVSE; this is encoded by the coding sequence ATGGTTACTTTCCACACTAATCATGGCGATATCGTTATCAAAACCTTTGATGATAAAGCGCCTGAAACAGTCAAAAACTTCCTGGACTACTGCCGCGAAGGTTTCTACAACAACACCATTTTCCACCGCGTGATCAATGGCTTTATGATTCAGGGCGGCGGTTTTGAACCTGGCATGAACCAGAAAGAGACCAAAGAAGCGATCAAAAACGAAGCCAACAACGGTCTGAAAAACACCCGTGGTACCCTGGCAATGGCGCGTACTCAGGCTCCACACTCTGCGACTGCCCAGTTCTTCATCAACGTGGCTGACAACGACTTCCTGAACTTCTCCGGCGAAAGCATGCAGGGCTGGGGCTACTGCGTGTTCGCAGAAGTGGTTGAAGGTATGGACGTGGTTGAGAAAATCAAAGGCGTGTCGACTGGCCGCAGCGGTATGCACCAGGACGTTCCAAAAGAAGACGTGATCATTACTAGCGTGACCGTTAGCGAGTAA
- a CDS encoding methionine ABC transporter permease: MDDLVADLGLAFNETFQMLSISTVLAIIGGLPLGFLIFVTDRHLFWQNRFVYLVSSVLVNIIRSVPFVILLVLLLPLTQLLLGNTIGPIAASVPLSVAAIAFYARLVDSALREVDKGIIEAAEAFGASPMRIICTVLLPEASAGLLRGLTITLVSLIGYSAMAGIVGGGGVGDLAIRYGYYRYETQVMVVTVIALIVLVQIVQVLGDWLAKRADKRDRR; encoded by the coding sequence GTGGATGATTTAGTGGCCGACCTCGGCCTGGCGTTTAACGAAACTTTCCAGATGCTGAGCATCTCCACGGTGCTGGCGATCATTGGCGGCCTGCCGCTGGGCTTTTTGATTTTTGTCACCGACCGGCATCTGTTCTGGCAGAACCGTTTTGTTTATCTGGTGAGTTCGGTGCTGGTGAACATCATTCGCTCGGTGCCCTTTGTGATCCTGCTGGTGCTGCTCCTGCCCCTGACGCAGCTTTTGCTCGGCAACACCATCGGCCCGATTGCGGCGTCGGTTCCGCTTTCCGTGGCGGCGATTGCGTTCTACGCCCGTCTGGTGGACAGCGCGTTGCGCGAAGTGGACAAAGGCATTATTGAAGCGGCAGAAGCATTTGGCGCGAGCCCGATGCGTATTATCTGCACCGTCCTGCTGCCGGAGGCGAGTGCTGGATTGCTGCGCGGTCTGACGATCACCCTGGTCAGCCTGATCGGTTACTCGGCGATGGCGGGGATCGTCGGCGGCGGCGGAGTAGGGGATCTGGCGATCCGCTACGGTTATTACCGCTATGAAACCCAGGTGATGGTCGTCACCGTGATCGCGCTGATCGTGCTGGTGCAGATCGTCCAGGTACTGGGCGACTGGCTGGCGAAACGCGCCGACAAGCGCGATCGCCGCTAG
- a CDS encoding type II toxin-antitoxin system RelB/DinJ family antitoxin has product MGSINLRIDDELKARSYAALERMGVTPSEALRLMLEYIAENERLPFRQTLLSDEDAELVEIVKERLRNPKPVRVKLDDL; this is encoded by the coding sequence ATGGGTAGCATCAATCTGCGCATCGATGACGAACTCAAAGCACGCTCTTATGCCGCGCTGGAGAGAATGGGCGTTACGCCTTCTGAAGCGCTGCGTCTTATGCTTGAGTATATTGCTGAAAATGAACGTCTGCCTTTTAGACAGACTCTGTTGAGTGACGAAGATGCTGAGCTGGTAGAAATCGTTAAAGAGCGTCTTCGTAACCCTAAGCCAGTGCGTGTGAAGCTGGATGACCTCTAA
- a CDS encoding type II toxin-antitoxin system RelE/ParE family toxin, whose protein sequence is MTYLLDFDERALKEWRKLGSTIREQLKKKLAEVLESPRIEANRLRGMPDCYKIKLRASGYRLVYQVIDEKVVVFVVSVGRREHSDVYSEAIKRIL, encoded by the coding sequence ATGACTTATCTCCTGGATTTTGACGAGCGTGCACTAAAGGAATGGCGAAAGCTGGGCTCGACGATACGTGAACAACTCAAAAAGAAGTTAGCGGAAGTGCTTGAGTCGCCCCGAATCGAAGCAAACAGACTTCGCGGAATGCCGGATTGCTACAAAATCAAGCTCAGAGCATCCGGCTATCGACTGGTATATCAGGTCATCGACGAAAAAGTCGTTGTCTTTGTGGTGTCGGTGGGAAGACGAGAGCACTCCGATGTCTATTCGGAAGCGATCAAGCGAATTCTCTAA